The Nitrospirota bacterium genome contains a region encoding:
- a CDS encoding Mrp/NBP35 family ATP-binding protein: MAVEKDLKAILGKLKFSDDAKVLAQISENTKLVHARMASIKHKLVVMSGKGGVGKSMTTVNLALAFARQGAKVGLLDVDLNGPCVPRMLGMHGQSLTMRPEGATPPVGPLGVKVASMDFFLDDASPVRWKGPMDVSPVWLGLMEMNVIREFLADVVWGELDYLLVDLPPGAAADKPPVIAGFIPDLAGAIVVTTPSEVASDVVQKSVTYARDMGIKVLGMVENMSEYRCPSCGEVNELFEGNTEAMCEALDLPLLGRIPFDRKLARTFDKGEPLLDDTYPTIQRYQEIAGRIRTLLDYKKVLADKL; encoded by the coding sequence ATGGCCGTCGAGAAAGATTTGAAAGCCATCCTTGGCAAATTGAAGTTCTCAGACGATGCCAAGGTCCTCGCGCAGATTTCTGAAAATACGAAATTGGTCCATGCCCGCATGGCCAGCATCAAGCACAAGCTGGTGGTCATGAGCGGAAAGGGCGGCGTGGGCAAGAGCATGACGACCGTGAACCTGGCCCTGGCATTTGCGCGGCAGGGGGCGAAGGTCGGATTGCTCGACGTGGATCTGAACGGACCCTGTGTGCCCCGTATGTTGGGCATGCATGGTCAGTCGTTGACCATGAGGCCAGAGGGAGCGACTCCACCGGTCGGGCCGCTTGGCGTGAAAGTCGCGTCGATGGACTTCTTTCTGGACGATGCCTCGCCGGTTCGCTGGAAGGGGCCGATGGATGTCAGCCCGGTGTGGCTTGGCCTGATGGAGATGAACGTCATCCGTGAGTTTTTAGCCGATGTCGTGTGGGGCGAGCTCGACTATCTCCTCGTCGATTTGCCTCCAGGAGCGGCAGCGGATAAGCCACCCGTCATCGCTGGGTTCATTCCAGATTTGGCGGGAGCGATCGTCGTCACGACCCCGTCGGAAGTGGCCTCAGACGTGGTGCAAAAGTCTGTCACCTATGCGCGGGATATGGGGATCAAGGTCCTGGGCATGGTCGAGAACATGAGTGAGTATCGTTGTCCCTCTTGCGGGGAGGTCAACGAGCTATTCGAGGGCAACACCGAGGCGATGTGTGAGGCGCTGGACCTGCCGTTGCTCGGACGAATTCCTTTCGACCGGAAGCTCGCGCGCACCTTCGACAAGGGTGAGCCGTTGCTCGACGACACGTATCCGACGATTCAACGGTACCAGGAAATTGCCGGACGTATCAGGACATTACTCGATTACAAGAAGGTGCTGGCCGATAAACTGTGA
- a CDS encoding PCP reductase family protein, translating into MKFVCLNCETYMNFEKVEKPGEGTLGVFFGCPSCSAKFSMVTNPGETQMVSSLGVQLGGRTVAAEPFEMTRGTLKDEATAGSGQMAAYLNEKIQAGQPAAAAPTATAAPAGKPGEKPSGGCPFSAMVAEMGLTSGGKPATGGAAASEFTWSVDAKEKLERLPSFVKPMVQSSVEAFARKQGYQTITLQVMDDSKSDSSNGMAWTPEAEKRLENIPDFIRPMARKEVERVAKERGLATITAQVMDETKDKFMKFM; encoded by the coding sequence ATGAAATTCGTGTGCCTCAATTGTGAAACCTACATGAACTTTGAGAAGGTGGAGAAGCCCGGAGAGGGCACGCTCGGCGTGTTCTTCGGCTGCCCGTCTTGCAGCGCCAAGTTTTCTATGGTGACCAACCCTGGTGAAACTCAGATGGTCAGTTCTCTCGGCGTGCAGTTGGGTGGACGTACCGTAGCCGCCGAGCCCTTTGAGATGACCCGTGGCACGTTGAAGGACGAGGCGACCGCTGGCTCCGGTCAAATGGCAGCCTATCTGAACGAGAAGATTCAGGCTGGCCAACCGGCTGCAGCCGCACCGACGGCCACCGCCGCACCGGCGGGTAAGCCTGGAGAAAAGCCCAGTGGCGGTTGTCCCTTCTCCGCGATGGTCGCGGAAATGGGGCTGACGTCTGGCGGAAAACCTGCCACCGGTGGCGCAGCGGCCTCCGAGTTTACCTGGTCAGTCGATGCAAAAGAGAAGCTCGAGCGTCTTCCGTCATTCGTGAAGCCAATGGTGCAGAGCAGTGTCGAGGCTTTTGCCCGTAAGCAGGGGTACCAGACCATTACGTTGCAAGTGATGGACGATTCCAAGAGCGACTCGAGCAACGGGATGGCCTGGACGCCTGAGGCTGAGAAGCGGCTTGAGAATATCCCGGACTTCATCCGTCCGATGGCCCGCAAAGAGGTCGAGCGGGTGGCGAAGGAGCGCGGGTTGGCGACCATTACGGCGCAAGTGATGGATGAGACGAAAGATAAGTTTATGAAGTTCATGTAA
- a CDS encoding YebC/PmpR family DNA-binding transcriptional regulator encodes MGGHSHWATVKRHKGAMDVKRGKIFTRIIREVTIAARSGSDPDGNPRLRLAILKAKEANMPGDTLKKAIQRGTGELPGVIYEEFHLEAYGPGGVGVLLEITSDNRNRTVAELRNLLTKNHGNMAEAGAVSWQFHKKGLLTIEKGKVDEDTLLSLALDAGAEDVKVGESSYEVLTDPHHFEAVKKALLDAKIETVLMEVTFVPQNTIKLEEKAAEQMLKLMEVLDEHEDVQKVHANFDISDEVMEKVAAAG; translated from the coding sequence ATGGGTGGACATAGCCATTGGGCAACGGTTAAGCGGCACAAGGGGGCCATGGATGTTAAGCGCGGGAAGATTTTCACGCGAATCATCCGCGAAGTGACGATTGCCGCCCGGTCAGGCTCTGACCCGGACGGAAATCCGCGTCTTCGGCTGGCCATCCTAAAGGCCAAAGAAGCCAATATGCCTGGCGATACGCTGAAGAAAGCTATTCAGCGTGGCACGGGGGAATTGCCCGGCGTTATCTATGAAGAGTTTCATCTGGAAGCATATGGACCTGGAGGGGTCGGCGTATTGCTGGAGATCACGAGTGACAATCGTAATCGTACCGTCGCCGAGCTGCGGAACCTCCTCACGAAAAATCATGGCAACATGGCTGAGGCGGGCGCTGTCTCCTGGCAGTTTCACAAGAAGGGCCTGCTCACGATCGAGAAGGGCAAAGTCGACGAAGATACGCTGCTCTCTCTCGCGCTCGACGCGGGAGCGGAGGACGTCAAGGTGGGCGAGTCAAGCTATGAAGTGCTCACGGATCCGCACCACTTCGAGGCCGTGAAGAAAGCGCTCCTTGATGCGAAGATTGAGACCGTGCTGATGGAAGTGACCTTTGTTCCGCAGAACACGATCAAGCTGGAGGAAAAGGCCGCCGAGCAAATGCTCAAGTTGATGGAAGTCTTGGATGAGCATGAAGATGTCCAGAAAGTGCATGCGAACTTTGATATTTCCGACGAGGTGATGGAGAAGGTAGCTGCCGCTGGATGA
- the ruvA gene encoding Holliday junction branch migration protein RuvA encodes MIASLTGRLAFKAPAYLVLDVHGVGYEVFIPLSTYYGLPNLSESTVLSIHTHVREDAIQLFGFLTSQEKEAFVLLTSVSGVGPKLALSVLSALPVSDLVFAIQSEDVEKLTTVPGIGNKSASRLVLELKDKVAKLHPGLVPRDDSSWQGQDVTFDDALSALVNLGYRPQDAKEALKQVKKSNPESIVLKDMIRECLKELARG; translated from the coding sequence ATGATCGCCTCATTGACGGGCCGATTGGCCTTCAAGGCGCCAGCCTATCTGGTTCTCGACGTGCACGGCGTCGGCTACGAAGTATTCATCCCGCTCAGTACCTACTATGGGTTGCCCAATCTCAGTGAAAGCACCGTTCTGAGCATCCATACCCATGTCCGTGAAGACGCGATTCAGCTCTTCGGCTTTTTGACATCGCAGGAAAAAGAGGCGTTCGTGCTCTTGACCAGCGTCTCCGGCGTCGGTCCCAAGCTGGCGCTCAGCGTCTTGTCGGCGCTTCCAGTGTCCGACCTCGTGTTCGCGATTCAGTCGGAAGATGTCGAGAAGCTGACTACGGTTCCAGGGATCGGGAACAAATCGGCCAGCCGTCTCGTGTTGGAGCTCAAGGATAAAGTCGCAAAGCTCCATCCTGGCCTCGTCCCAAGAGATGATTCATCCTGGCAGGGGCAGGATGTGACCTTCGATGACGCGCTGTCCGCGCTTGTGAATTTAGGGTATCGCCCGCAAGATGCCAAAGAGGCATTGAAACAGGTGAAGAAGTCCAATCCTGAATCCATCGTGCTGAAAGACATGATTCGTGAATGTTTAAAAGAGCTGGCAAGGGGGTAG
- the ruvB gene encoding Holliday junction branch migration DNA helicase RuvB, with amino-acid sequence MAERVISTQITDEERSTENVLRPQTLDEYIGQERMKESLRVCIEAAKQRNEALDHTIFYGPPGLGKTTIAHIIAREMGASLRSTSGLVLAHAGDLAAILTNLQEHDVLFIDEIHRLPASVEEALYPAMEDYQLDLVIGQGPAARTVKLDLPRFTLVGATTRAGALTSPLRDRFGLVHRLEFYSPAELETIVTRSAGVLGIPIDSNGAREIACRARGTPRIVNRLIKRVRDYAQVKAGGRITQPVAQDALAWLGVDTAGFDEMDRQILLTIIDKFAGGPVGVESLAAAVQEDKGTLEDVHEPYLIQAGFLERTGRGRQVTKLAFDHFKRPSSLLFS; translated from the coding sequence ATGGCCGAGCGAGTGATCAGCACGCAGATTACGGACGAAGAGCGCAGTACCGAGAATGTGCTGCGTCCGCAGACCTTGGATGAGTATATCGGCCAAGAGCGGATGAAAGAGTCCTTGCGGGTCTGTATCGAGGCGGCGAAGCAGCGGAACGAAGCGCTCGATCATACGATTTTTTACGGTCCGCCTGGATTAGGGAAAACCACGATCGCGCACATCATTGCTCGTGAAATGGGAGCCTCCCTCCGATCGACCTCCGGCCTTGTCTTGGCTCATGCGGGTGATTTGGCCGCGATTTTGACCAATCTCCAAGAGCACGACGTCCTATTCATTGACGAGATTCACCGGCTTCCCGCCTCCGTTGAAGAGGCGCTGTATCCGGCCATGGAGGATTATCAGCTCGATCTCGTGATCGGCCAAGGGCCTGCAGCCAGAACGGTAAAGTTGGATCTCCCGCGTTTTACGTTAGTTGGCGCGACGACGAGGGCCGGTGCTCTGACGTCCCCGCTTCGGGACCGATTTGGCCTCGTCCATCGCCTGGAGTTCTATTCTCCCGCGGAGCTGGAGACTATCGTGACTCGCTCAGCGGGGGTGCTCGGAATTCCAATCGACTCCAACGGAGCGAGGGAAATTGCCTGTCGCGCTCGCGGGACTCCTCGTATCGTTAACCGGCTCATCAAGCGAGTGCGTGACTATGCTCAGGTCAAGGCGGGTGGACGCATTACCCAGCCTGTCGCGCAGGATGCGCTCGCCTGGCTTGGCGTCGATACGGCGGGGTTTGATGAGATGGATCGTCAGATTCTGCTCACCATTATCGATAAATTTGCCGGGGGACCGGTCGGAGTCGAGTCTCTGGCGGCGGCAGTCCAGGAGGATAAGGGGACCCTCGAGGATGTCCATGAGCCCTACTTGATTCAAGCCGGCTTTCTTGAACGAACCGGCCGCGGGCGCCAAGTCACGAAACTGGCTTTTGATCATTTCAAAAGGCCCAGCTCTCTCCTCTTCTCGTGA
- the pheA gene encoding prephenate dehydratase — protein sequence MSGDLSDYRKEIDRIDDEILRLLNERSKSVIEIGKLKKQQDADANLHTPAREAAIIERLIQQNSGPFPSEAIRPVYREIMSASLSLEGPQKVAYLGPRATFTHMACMQKFGSSAQYIPVNSIKDVFSEVERGRANFGVVPIENTTEGVVNHTLDMFIDSNLLIYGEIHQDVSHHLMSKSGLMEEVKKIQSHPQPIAQCRNWLETNLPHVPLSEVASTARAAELCVENPSLAAIASELAAQLYGLKVIKARIEDNMNNMTRFLILSQKPPQRTGKDKTSLMLSVKDKVGALYDLLRPFASHGLSMTKIESRPSRRKAWEYIFFVDIEGHIEDDRVKKAIEEVSGRCLFMKILGSYPAHS from the coding sequence ATGTCCGGAGACCTTTCCGACTACAGGAAAGAAATCGATCGCATCGATGACGAGATCTTGCGTCTGCTCAATGAGCGGTCCAAAAGCGTCATTGAGATCGGTAAGCTCAAGAAGCAGCAGGATGCCGACGCCAATCTCCATACCCCGGCGCGTGAGGCGGCCATCATCGAGCGTCTCATACAGCAAAACTCCGGGCCCTTTCCTTCCGAGGCTATTCGGCCGGTCTATCGAGAAATCATGTCCGCCTCTCTCTCTCTTGAGGGCCCGCAGAAGGTAGCCTATCTCGGGCCCCGAGCGACCTTTACGCATATGGCCTGCATGCAGAAGTTCGGGTCGTCGGCACAATATATCCCGGTCAATAGCATTAAGGACGTATTCAGCGAAGTTGAGCGCGGGCGCGCCAACTTTGGTGTAGTCCCGATCGAGAACACGACAGAAGGCGTGGTCAATCACACGCTCGACATGTTCATTGATTCCAATCTCCTGATCTATGGAGAGATTCATCAGGACGTGTCCCACCATTTGATGTCGAAGTCTGGGCTGATGGAAGAGGTGAAGAAGATCCAGTCTCATCCCCAGCCCATTGCGCAATGCCGAAATTGGTTGGAAACGAACTTGCCCCATGTGCCTTTGTCGGAAGTGGCGAGTACCGCACGCGCTGCAGAGCTATGCGTGGAAAACCCTTCCCTTGCCGCCATTGCATCGGAGCTTGCGGCTCAACTGTACGGCTTGAAGGTCATCAAGGCTCGCATCGAAGATAATATGAACAATATGACCCGCTTTCTTATCTTGTCTCAGAAACCGCCTCAGCGGACGGGGAAAGACAAGACCTCCTTGATGCTTTCGGTAAAAGACAAAGTCGGTGCCCTGTACGATCTTCTCCGTCCTTTCGCGTCGCATGGCCTGAGCATGACCAAGATTGAATCGCGTCCCTCTAGACGAAAAGCCTGGGAGTACATTTTCTTTGTCGATATCGAAGGCCATATTGAGGACGACCGGGTTAAGAAAGCGATCGAAGAAGTCTCCGGTAGATGCTTGTTCATGAAAATCCTCGGGTCCTATCCGGCTCATAGCTAA
- the hisC gene encoding histidinol-phosphate transaminase — protein sequence MPLKVHPDIASLSPYVPGKPIEELQRELGLARVIKLASNENPLGPSPKALAALSEGSSTLHRYPDGGAFRLRGALADRCKVTLDQVILGNGSDEILGLLARTFLAPGDEAIMADQTFVIYKMEVTAAHGKPVIVPLKQWRHDLPAMADAITDRTRLLFLCNPNNPTGTMVSADEVEQLLAHVPAHVVVVLDEAYVEYVRSRQFPDSLAYVKQGRNVIVLRTFSKIYGLAGLRIGYGVTTAEIANFLNRLRPPFNANSLAQHAALAALGDDEHVARSRVVNEAGMGQVVKGLTDLGFAPIPSEANFVYVDIRRDGRKVFDAMLSEGIIIRHIEGSMVRVTIGLEEENREFLAVFKRVIHSQ from the coding sequence ATGCCACTGAAGGTCCACCCAGATATTGCCTCGCTGAGTCCCTATGTTCCAGGGAAGCCGATTGAGGAACTCCAACGGGAGCTCGGGCTCGCACGTGTCATTAAGCTGGCGTCCAACGAAAATCCGCTGGGCCCTTCCCCTAAGGCACTCGCTGCATTGAGCGAGGGGTCCTCGACGCTGCATCGCTATCCAGATGGCGGGGCGTTTCGCCTCCGTGGAGCCTTGGCAGATCGCTGTAAGGTGACGCTGGATCAGGTCATCCTTGGGAATGGATCGGATGAAATTTTGGGCCTGCTCGCCCGTACGTTTTTGGCGCCGGGCGATGAAGCGATCATGGCCGATCAGACCTTCGTCATTTACAAGATGGAAGTAACGGCTGCTCACGGAAAGCCTGTCATCGTTCCGTTGAAGCAATGGAGGCACGATCTTCCGGCGATGGCCGATGCGATTACCGACCGGACGCGGCTTCTGTTCCTCTGCAACCCCAATAACCCGACCGGAACGATGGTGTCGGCCGATGAGGTTGAACAGCTGCTCGCGCATGTCCCTGCGCATGTCGTCGTGGTATTGGATGAGGCCTATGTCGAATATGTTCGAAGTCGGCAGTTCCCGGATTCCCTGGCCTATGTGAAGCAGGGGCGGAATGTGATCGTGCTGCGGACGTTTTCGAAGATCTATGGCCTTGCTGGATTGCGCATTGGATATGGCGTGACGACCGCAGAGATCGCCAACTTCCTGAACCGCCTCCGCCCTCCCTTCAATGCCAACAGTCTCGCCCAGCATGCCGCGCTCGCCGCCCTCGGCGACGATGAACATGTGGCGCGAAGCCGGGTGGTGAATGAGGCCGGAATGGGGCAAGTGGTCAAGGGGTTGACCGATCTTGGCTTTGCGCCGATCCCGAGCGAAGCAAACTTCGTGTATGTCGATATTCGACGAGATGGCCGCAAGGTATTCGATGCCATGCTGAGTGAGGGGATTATTATTCGTCATATCGAGGGGTCCATGGTTCGAGTAACCATCGGCCTGGAAGAAGAAAACAGAGAATTCTTGGCTGTGTTCAAGCGGGTGATCCACTCGCAGTGA
- the aroF gene encoding 3-deoxy-7-phosphoheptulonate synthase, with protein sequence MIIVLKPEASEREVDHIIDRLRELGLKSQLTTGQERTIIGVIGDDRVLHNQPLTALPGVESVLPILAPWKLVSREFKREGTIIDVSGVKIGGNKLVIMAGPCAVERLELTVGIAHEVKAAGASILRGGAYKPRTSPYSFQGLGREGLDYLVEAKKQTGLPVVSEILDTRDIELFLEKADIIQIGARNMQNFELLKEVGAYDKPVLLKRGLSATIKEFLLSAEYIMSRGNQNVMLCERGIRTFETQYRNTLDLAAVPTLKELSHLPVIVDPSHATGKWNLVAPMSKAAVAAGADGLLIEVHSNPECALCDGEESIKPSKFKELMHDMRKIAVAVGREL encoded by the coding sequence ATGATCATTGTATTAAAACCGGAAGCCAGTGAACGGGAAGTCGACCACATTATCGATCGTCTTCGTGAGTTAGGGCTGAAGTCGCAACTGACGACCGGTCAGGAACGGACGATCATCGGCGTGATCGGTGACGATCGGGTTTTGCACAATCAACCTCTCACGGCCTTGCCGGGCGTTGAAAGTGTGTTGCCGATTCTCGCACCGTGGAAACTTGTCAGCCGCGAATTTAAGCGTGAAGGCACGATCATCGACGTGAGCGGCGTCAAGATCGGCGGCAACAAACTGGTGATCATGGCAGGGCCTTGTGCGGTGGAGCGGCTCGAACTCACGGTCGGTATTGCCCACGAGGTCAAGGCGGCGGGGGCGAGTATTTTGCGCGGCGGCGCCTACAAGCCTCGCACGTCCCCCTATTCCTTTCAGGGGCTCGGACGCGAAGGGTTGGATTATCTCGTCGAGGCCAAGAAACAAACCGGGTTGCCGGTGGTCAGTGAGATTCTGGATACCCGCGACATCGAATTGTTTCTTGAGAAAGCCGACATTATCCAAATTGGCGCACGTAATATGCAGAATTTCGAGCTCCTCAAGGAAGTTGGAGCGTACGACAAGCCGGTGCTGTTGAAGCGGGGACTGTCGGCGACGATCAAGGAGTTCCTCCTCTCTGCGGAATACATCATGTCCCGGGGAAATCAGAACGTCATGTTATGCGAGCGGGGGATCAGGACCTTCGAGACGCAATATCGCAATACACTCGACCTCGCGGCGGTTCCAACGTTGAAGGAACTGTCGCATCTGCCAGTCATCGTCGATCCTAGCCATGCTACCGGTAAGTGGAATCTGGTGGCGCCGATGTCAAAAGCGGCTGTGGCTGCTGGGGCGGATGGTCTTTTGATCGAAGTCCATTCGAATCCGGAATGTGCGCTGTGTGACGGTGAAGAGTCTATTAAGCCGAGTAAGTTTAAAGAATTAATGCATGACATGCGAAAGATCGCGGTCGCCGTCGGTCGAGAATTGTAA
- a CDS encoding prephenate dehydrogenase/arogenate dehydrogenase family protein → MALHFTQVTIIGVGLIGGSLGMILRRKGLATKIVGVGRRVENLKTAVELGAIDCYVADPKDGVRDADLVVLATPVDTYDRHLTEWASSLKPGAIVTDVGSVKGLLVEQAERAMPTGVHFVGAHPIAGKEKTGVAAGSDRLFMGARCIITPTNRTNPQALEQVQAMWRETGSVVLTMDAHLHDKVLGAVSHLPHVAAFALINALAEIREQQIPSLDLARHSGGGLRDTTRIAASSPEMWRDIFLWNRDNVVMFIEAYERSLGQLKQLIQAGDAAGIEKTLERARQEREKLSTQPAVSA, encoded by the coding sequence GTGGCGCTGCATTTTACTCAAGTCACGATTATCGGAGTCGGGCTGATCGGCGGATCGCTCGGCATGATTTTGCGCCGAAAGGGCTTGGCGACAAAGATTGTCGGGGTTGGGCGACGTGTCGAGAACTTGAAGACGGCGGTCGAGTTAGGTGCGATCGACTGCTATGTTGCCGACCCCAAAGACGGGGTGAGGGATGCCGATCTCGTGGTGTTAGCCACGCCGGTCGATACCTATGATCGGCATTTGACGGAGTGGGCCTCCTCGTTGAAGCCTGGCGCAATTGTGACCGATGTTGGAAGCGTGAAGGGTCTTCTGGTGGAGCAGGCAGAACGGGCCATGCCGACGGGGGTCCATTTTGTCGGTGCCCATCCTATCGCCGGTAAGGAAAAGACGGGCGTGGCGGCTGGTTCGGACCGGCTCTTTATGGGAGCGCGCTGCATCATCACGCCGACGAACAGGACAAACCCACAAGCGCTTGAGCAGGTTCAAGCAATGTGGCGGGAGACCGGCTCTGTCGTGTTGACGATGGATGCCCATTTACATGACAAGGTTCTCGGTGCGGTGAGCCATTTGCCCCATGTGGCGGCCTTTGCGTTGATCAATGCCCTGGCAGAGATACGCGAGCAACAGATTCCCTCCCTCGATTTGGCAAGGCATTCGGGCGGCGGGTTACGGGATACGACCAGGATTGCCGCGAGTTCTCCTGAAATGTGGCGCGACATTTTCCTCTGGAACCGAGACAATGTGGTCATGTTCATCGAAGCCTACGAACGTTCACTGGGCCAATTGAAGCAACTTATTCAAGCGGGCGATGCCGCAGGTATCGAGAAGACATTGGAGCGAGCCAGGCAGGAACGGGAAAAACTTTCCACTCAACCGGCTGTGTCGGCGTAG
- the aroA gene encoding 3-phosphoshikimate 1-carboxyvinyltransferase → MASLTITPGRPLQGTISVPGDKSITHRAIILTALASGMSRVSRYCRGEDCLNTMRAFQALGVRIDESVDELSVHGKGLWGLIEPDGPIDCGNSGTGIRLLAGLLAGQDFFTVLTGDESIRRRPMGRVVKPLREMGATISGRKGGELAPLAVQGSRLRAISYVSPVASAQIKSALLLAALFAEGTTRITEPRLSRDHTERMFQFFGIGLRREGTSVLVDGRPAVGWDAVPQLVVPGDFSAAAFFIVGATIVPGSDVTIRHVGINPTRTGLLDVMTRMGADIQLLNQREEAGEPVADIRVKSARLHGVAIGPDLIPQTIDEFPILCVAAAVAEGETIISGAEELRVKESDRIATVSAELRAMGAQIIEKPDGMVLQGLGTVAENGRLRAAHGRSHGDHRVAMSLAIAGLTASKPTLIDETACIETSFPDFHQTLLNLLDDCR, encoded by the coding sequence ATGGCGTCGTTGACGATTACCCCAGGCCGACCGTTACAGGGAACAATCTCTGTCCCCGGTGATAAATCGATTACCCATCGTGCGATCATCCTGACCGCGCTGGCGAGTGGAATGAGTCGGGTTTCGCGCTATTGCCGGGGTGAAGATTGTCTCAACACGATGCGCGCGTTTCAGGCCCTCGGTGTACGCATCGATGAATCGGTCGATGAACTTTCCGTGCATGGTAAGGGTCTTTGGGGTCTGATCGAGCCGGACGGGCCGATCGATTGCGGGAATTCAGGGACGGGTATTCGTCTCCTGGCCGGTCTGTTGGCGGGACAGGACTTTTTTACGGTATTGACCGGCGACGAATCGATTCGGCGTCGTCCAATGGGGCGGGTCGTCAAGCCATTGCGGGAAATGGGGGCGACGATTAGCGGCCGCAAGGGCGGTGAACTTGCGCCGTTAGCGGTGCAGGGAAGCCGTCTCCGCGCTATCAGCTATGTTTCGCCGGTAGCGAGCGCGCAAATCAAATCCGCTCTGTTACTTGCCGCCTTGTTTGCCGAAGGGACGACTCGCATCACAGAACCTCGCCTCTCACGGGACCATACGGAGCGGATGTTTCAGTTTTTCGGTATCGGGTTGCGACGAGAAGGGACCAGCGTGCTGGTCGATGGACGGCCTGCGGTCGGGTGGGATGCGGTGCCTCAACTTGTCGTGCCTGGTGACTTTTCTGCCGCCGCGTTCTTCATCGTGGGTGCGACGATTGTTCCTGGCTCGGATGTGACGATTCGTCACGTTGGCATCAACCCGACAAGAACAGGCTTGCTGGACGTGATGACGAGAATGGGCGCAGATATTCAATTGCTGAATCAGCGGGAAGAGGCCGGAGAACCGGTCGCGGATATTCGGGTGAAGTCGGCCAGGCTGCATGGGGTAGCGATCGGGCCAGACTTGATCCCGCAGACGATCGATGAGTTTCCCATCTTGTGTGTCGCAGCTGCAGTGGCAGAGGGTGAGACGATCATCTCCGGGGCCGAAGAATTACGTGTGAAAGAGAGCGATCGGATTGCGACGGTCTCGGCAGAGTTGAGAGCCATGGGGGCGCAAATTATAGAAAAGCCTGATGGGATGGTCCTGCAAGGGCTTGGCACGGTAGCGGAGAATGGTCGGTTGCGGGCTGCGCATGGCCGTAGCCATGGGGATCATCGAGTGGCGATGTCGTTGGCGATCGCGGGCTTGACGGCTTCGAAGCCCACGCTGATTGACGAGACCGCCTGTATTGAGACATCCTTTCCCGACTTTCATCAGACATTGCTGAACTTATTGGACGATTGCCGGTGA
- the cmk gene encoding (d)CMP kinase — protein MMRGHDVGSAAKEQPASRLIIAIDGPAGVGKSTVAKLLASRLDYLYLDTGALYRATAWAVIESGRDPADAEAVSALLPSLSIQMQLHHGAATVLVNSRDVTGGLRTPEVSSAASVVSAIPAVRAWLLPIQRQIGQGGAVVAEGRDMGTTVFPSADVKFFLEADPNVRAQRRHRELVTAGHSGVLEETSADLSTRDTRDRSRSIAPLTPAEDARHIDTSNVSAAEVVDQMMAVIAAKL, from the coding sequence ATGATGCGGGGGCACGACGTGGGGTCAGCTGCGAAAGAACAACCGGCGAGCCGACTCATTATCGCCATCGATGGCCCGGCAGGGGTCGGCAAGAGTACGGTGGCGAAGCTGCTGGCTTCTCGGTTGGATTATTTGTATCTCGATACGGGAGCCCTCTATCGGGCGACGGCTTGGGCCGTGATCGAGTCGGGGCGGGATCCGGCTGATGCAGAGGCGGTCTCCGCTCTCTTACCGAGCTTATCGATTCAAATGCAGCTCCATCACGGAGCCGCGACGGTGTTGGTCAATAGCAGAGATGTGACTGGCGGACTCCGAACTCCTGAGGTGTCGTCCGCCGCGTCGGTGGTCTCAGCAATTCCCGCGGTTCGGGCCTGGCTATTGCCCATCCAGCGGCAGATTGGACAGGGCGGTGCAGTGGTGGCGGAAGGCAGAGACATGGGAACAACGGTCTTCCCTTCCGCAGACGTGAAGTTCTTTCTCGAAGCCGATCCGAATGTCCGGGCACAGCGCCGGCACCGGGAACTTGTGACGGCAGGACATTCCGGGGTACTTGAGGAAACGAGTGCGGATTTATCGACCCGTGATACAAGGGATCGGTCCCGTTCGATCGCCCCGCTGACTCCCGCTGAAGATGCTCGGCATATCGATACCTCGAACGTGTCTGCCGCAGAGGTGGTAGACCAGATGATGGCTGTGATTGCGGCGAAGTTGTGA